In Embleya scabrispora, the DNA window CCGAGTCATGCCGGGGTCCCCGTTTTCGGATGGGCGGTGTCGAGAGGTCAGCGGGTGAGGGACAGGATCAGACAGACCGCGGCGGCGATGCCGCCCAGTGCGCGCAGGTGGTTCGCCCGGGTCCACTCGGTCGAGAACGTGGCCCAAAGGCGCTCCTCCGCCCGCGAGTTCGGCTCGACCCGGTCCAGCGCGTCGTTGCGCGGCACGTGGTAGCCGGCGGTCAGCCCGAGCGGGCCGATCAGGTAGCACAGCGCGCCGGCGATCAGGTAGCCGGAGTACGCCCCGTCCCAGGAGACGAGCGCGGTCACGCCCAGACCCGCGCAGAGCAGGGAGGTGCCCAGCAGGCCGATCATCAGGGGCGGCTTCGGGGCCTCGACGTTGAGCGCACGCATGGCCGCGGCCCCCTGGTTCGCCGGGAGCCGGCCCAGACCGGCCATCACGAAGGAGGAGAAGCCGTAGAAGACTCCGCCCATCGTGGCGCAGCCGACGGCCGTGACCAGGGTCAGGACGAACAGGGGGCCGCTCATGGTCACACCTTCCAGACACCGCGGGCGGCGGCGTCGCGCACGTAGTCGGAGAAGTCGCGGGGGTCGCGGCCGAGCGCGCGGCGCACCCCGTCGGCGACGTGCGCGTTGCGTCCGTCGAGGACCTCGCCGAACAGGAAGGCGAGGAGGTCGACGACCTCGGCGGGAACCCCGTGCTCGGTCAGCGCCGCGCAGTACGCCTCCAGGGGCACCTGGACATAGCCGATCTCGCGGCCGGACGCGCGGGCGATCTCGGCCACCGCGTCGGCGAAGGTCAGCAGTCGCGGCCCGGTCACCTCGTACACCTGCCCGGTGTGCCCGTCCTCGGTGAGCGCGGCGACCGCGACGTCGGCGATGTCCTCCACGTCGATGAACGGCTCGCCCACCGCTCCCACGGGCAGCGCCAACTCGCCCTCCAGGAGCGGGCCGAGGAACTCGCCCTCGTCGAAGTTCTGGGCGAAGAAGGAGGCCCGCACGACGGTCCAGTGGGCGCCGGAGGCACGCACCCGGGCCTCGGCGTCCTGCGCCTCGGGCTCGCCCCGGCCGGACAGCAGGACCAGGTGCCGCACGCCGCTTTCGGCCGCGAGGTCGGCGAACGCGCCGACCGTGTCCGCGCCGCCGGGGGTGGCGATGTCCGGCTGGTAGGAGATGTACACCTTCTCGACGTCGCGCAGCGCCGGGGCCCACGTGGTGCGGTCGGTCCAGTCGAAGGGGATCGGCGCGGAGCGCGAACCGAGGCGGACCGTGCGGCCCCGCTCGATCAGTTTGGCGGCGATCCGGCGGCCGGTCTTGCCGGTTCCGCCCACCACCAGCGTGGTGGTGTAGTCGGTGCCGGCGGTGTTCGCGAGGTGCTGCTCGTTCGTCGTCATGGCTCTATTCAAGGGCCTTGCGGTGAGAGTGAACATCGCTGAAGCGCCCAATAACATGTTTGATCGTCTCGATCTTCGCTAGGATTCGGGCATGGATGCTCTCGCGAGCCTGCTCAACGGACCCCGGGCGCAGGGCGCCTTCCTGCTGCGTTCGATGCTCACCGCGCCGTGGTCCATGCGCATCCACGACGAGGCGCCGCTGACCGTCGTGGCGGTGGTGCGCGGCCACGCGTGGATCGCGCTGGACCGCGGCGAGTCGCAGCGACTGACCGCCGGCGACGTGGCGATCGTGCGCGGGCCCGACCACTACCGGGTCTCCGACGAGCCGGACACACAGCCGCAGATCATCATCCATCCCGGCCAGCGCTGCACCACCCCCGAGGGGCGGGACCTGGCCAAGGAGATGGCGCTCGGCGT includes these proteins:
- a CDS encoding DUF1772 domain-containing protein, with amino-acid sequence MSGPLFVLTLVTAVGCATMGGVFYGFSSFVMAGLGRLPANQGAAAMRALNVEAPKPPLMIGLLGTSLLCAGLGVTALVSWDGAYSGYLIAGALCYLIGPLGLTAGYHVPRNDALDRVEPNSRAEERLWATFSTEWTRANHLRALGGIAAAVCLILSLTR
- a CDS encoding NAD(P)H-binding protein, with product MTTNEQHLANTAGTDYTTTLVVGGTGKTGRRIAAKLIERGRTVRLGSRSAPIPFDWTDRTTWAPALRDVEKVYISYQPDIATPGGADTVGAFADLAAESGVRHLVLLSGRGEPEAQDAEARVRASGAHWTVVRASFFAQNFDEGEFLGPLLEGELALPVGAVGEPFIDVEDIADVAVAALTEDGHTGQVYEVTGPRLLTFADAVAEIARASGREIGYVQVPLEAYCAALTEHGVPAEVVDLLAFLFGEVLDGRNAHVADGVRRALGRDPRDFSDYVRDAAARGVWKV